The Nitrospirota bacterium genome segment CCACCAAATCGAAGCAGCGGCCAGGCGCCGCCCAATGTTTAGAGCTTCGGCGGACGATTCAGGATTTCTTCCACCGCCAGACCGACTTCCGGGACGCCGCCGAATCCGGTCCCGAGCTGCCCTTTTCTGAAGCGCTCCAACCCCATCGCGTACGCCCTGTCCGGCAGGGGGAGATAGTTCACCTCCGCAATCAATTTGGGCCCTTCGGTCAGGTAATATTCGACGAACTCCCGGATCTCCGCCCGCCTCGCCGCTTCCTCCTTCACGTAGATGAACAGCGGCCTCGACAGCGGCTGGTAATTGCCCCTGGTCACGTTCTCGAGGCTCGGCAGCACCGGCCCCTTTCCCGCGTCAATGGCCAAGGCCTTCAGCCTGTTCGCGTGGGACGAGTAATAGGCGTAGGGGATGTAGCCGAGCGCGTGCTTGTTGCTCTCGATTCCCTGGACCAGCACGTTGTCGTCCTCGCTGGCGGTATAGTCGCCCCGGCTGGCTTTCGTCTTGCCGACGATGGCTTCGGTGAAATAATCGAAGGTCCCGGAATCGGGCCCGGCCCCGAACAGCGCGAGCGGCGCGTCCGGCCAGCCCTGACGCACCTGGCTCCACCTGGCGATCTTGCCCTGCGCGGCCGGCTCCCAGATTTTCTTGAGCTCGGCGACGGTCACCGAGGTGACCCAGGTGTTCTGGGGACTGACGGCCACGGTCAACGCGTCGAAGGCGATGGGCAGCTCGTAATACTTGATCCCGTTCGTTCGGCACAGCTCCATTTCCTCTTTCAGGATCGGGCGCGAGGCGTTGGCGAGGTCCGTCTCGCCCCGGCAGAACTTCTTGAACCCTCCGCCGGTGCCGGAAATGCCCACGATGACCCTGGCGCGGCCCCGCTTGGCCTTCTGGAATTCCTCGGCGACGGCCTCGG includes the following:
- a CDS encoding PstS family phosphate ABC transporter substrate-binding protein; its protein translation is MAGRTVKGIIGIPVVIAALWLWSLSGQSHQGALIRADGSSTVYPPTEAVAEEFQKAKRGRARVIVGISGTGGGFKKFCRGETDLANASRPILKEEMELCRTNGIKYYELPIAFDALTVAVSPQNTWVTSVTVAELKKIWEPAAQGKIARWSQVRQGWPDAPLALFGAGPDSGTFDYFTEAIVGKTKASRGDYTASEDDNVLVQGIESNKHALGYIPYAYYSSHANRLKALAIDAGKGPVLPSLENVTRGNYQPLSRPLFIYVKEEAARRAEIREFVEYYLTEGPKLIAEVNYLPLPDRAYAMGLERFRKGQLGTGFGGVPEVGLAVEEILNRPPKL